From Fusarium musae strain F31 chromosome 8, whole genome shotgun sequence:
GCTGGGCCTGGTGCTCTACAGGACTTGGGGCCGTTGTTGGCACGAAAAATGACCTTTTTGAACAGATCGACCTTCTCTTCAGGAGTTGTGGCAACCTGAGTTTTGGcaacctcctcatcctccttgcTGGTGTGAATCATTATGGGTAGCTGCGAGGACTCCACGGGTCGACAAATCTTCTGTCCCAAAGACGCCAAATGAAAGGTCTTACGTATAGATGGGGGCTCAGTCTCGGTGAATATGCGCCACAGCTCTCGCTTGTCCCTCCTGATGTACCGTCAAAGCTGCTTGATCCGTTCTTGCATCGCTGGTGTTATTACCGGGGACTCTTGAAGAGAAGTCACACGAGACATTCGGTCGTTCAACTGCTTCTCGAGGATGGTTTGTCGTTTCCTCTGGAACCCAATCTCAATCCTGGGAGCAACAAGACGAATGGTTTCACTCAAGGCTTGGATCAGCTTGGAGATGTAGCTGACGATCTGCTCACGAGTGCTGAGGGGATGGTTCTTTGGAGGGAGGTGCTCAACCAGCTTGTCCATAAAGGACTTTTGATTGACCCTGTCCAAACAGGCCTTTGTTCGGACTTTGGTTCCGATGACGCGACAGATCTTGGTCTCGATGATTCGGTGGTCGCTTCGGAACCCTGGAGCTGGATGTACTCGGCAGTAAACCACGTCAGGAACAATATCCTGATGCGCAAAGGTCAGGTCGATTGTCGAACTCCTTATAGACTCGTCCTGCGAATTGGAATATGTAATTGTTCCAGGGACTGTGAGGAGCTTCATGTCGGTGCTGCTGATTCTCTCGTAAAAGTCCCTGCTCTTGGCTGTTTCGTTCCTCACGTGGAGACTCCAGCTACGATGATGGAGGTTGAAATCACCAACGAGGACCGAATCCCCGTCGGTGTCGTCAAGACGTTCGAACAAGGCGCCAAGGTCAAGCCTGTTGTTACGGTCGTAGACGTTGTGAATTGTGAGAAGGCGGCTGGCAGTCAGGATCTGAAGTGTGGCCACGAGTCCATTGTTGTCTCCAGTATCCATTATCGCTCGCCATGAAGTTGTTGGAATGGATTTGTGGACGTAGAAGCAAACGCTGTGCATCAAGGGTTCAATGGCTGGAGGTTCAGTGCCAGCAGGCAGATTGGTAGCGCCTTGAGTGCCATGAGACGGGTTAGCCGTAGCGCTGGTGGTAGCATTGGTCGCTGTGTTGGCCGCACGGTTGTTCCCAGTAGCTGAGGCTCCATTGCGCCAGGTTGGGTATTGATCCTCAGTAATGGGATTATCGGAGGAGTAGAAGATGTTGTATCCTGGTATATTGTGGAAAGCGAGACGGTTCGGGGGGTCCTGGATGGCCAAGACAAGAGGGCGGTCATTCTCGGGCGCGAGTTTGAGTGCATTCTCGAGATGGCGGATTCTAAGAGGCGCCCCTTTGAGATTGACACTCCAAATAGTGATTTCCTTAAGCAGTGTCTCGTCCTCGCGGACCTCAGTACCACTGATGTGGTCATCGTCGAAGTCGCTGAAGCCGTCGTCGATGTCCATGTGTTCGAGTTCTTCGAAGGCTACAATGTCTTCGATCAGAGACCGGTCTTGGTTGGTGGCCTCCATGTTGAAGTGGTGCAATGATTTCAAGTAATAGGCGTTTAGGGGAGTAGATTGATAAGATGGTGGGTTGATGAGTATGATGGTAGATAGGCCGGTAGCAGCTAGTTTGATGATAGCTGAGCTGCGTACTACAGTTATCGGTGTTAGTTATGACTGAGAGaataaagaagaataaaTGACCAAACATACATCCAAAGTTTGCAAGACGGTTGATAAATTCTGGGCAAGTAATGAGAACCTTTAAAACTTAGTATATTGACAATGGATTGATTAGTGCATCTACGAACTACTTACCGTACAGGGCGATATATAGTCGTCTCTCAGTATGTTTAACGTATGAGCTGGGCTATATCTTGGGACAGTGGCTGGGTAGAATGGTTCAAATGGCAAATGTCGTGGTGCGATGATACAGGTGAATAGGAAGATAGTCGCGGCCAATAGTaaggataatataaagatatttcttttaaaggCGCTTTAAAGGATATCCATGAAGGTTTTTGATGATGGTTGGGCAGAAGTAAAAGGATTTGACAGTAGATAGTAGAGAAGTGCTGAATGGGCAAGAATTGGTTGCAAAGAGTAGAGGTAAAAGTGGTAATGTAAGGTGATGGTGAGGAAGAATAATGGGAGAGAATTTGAGGGCCTTTTATGTTTAATCTGTATCGCTCAGCGCCAAGTCGGACAGGAATGCACCCGACTTTGTGGCTTCGACCCCTCTTCCAGCGATCATCATGGTGCCCACGACACACCGACTTCATTGGTCTTCACCGGCTCGCACGGAACGCTCCTGCCCCCTCTGAGTGACTACATGAGCACTTTAGAACAAGCTTCGGCGTCGATAGCGGGCGCAAGGGCGTGAAAAGCTCGCAAACGTGCATGATCATGATATCACGAAGTATCCGTGAGCCGGTATCtgatccatcgccatcgacgCCAAACGCAACCTCGAGCATGGCCTTCTCTTGATTTCATACCAAAACATGACTCTGGATTCTCGACATCACGATGGCGTTGCCGCAAGGGTGCTGTGAAGCATTGCTGATGAGGGCATTGCAAGTGTATTGAGGTTGTAACTGGGATAACAGTCAAAAGCGTAACTCTACGATTCTGCCACTGCTTCATCTGCAGGATACACCCTTCATCTGGGTTCTATCATGGCTTGAAGCTCTTCATCTGAGCTACAAAGCCATGCGGTGTTATTGAAGGCAGAAGAGTAAGCCGGCGATGCTAGTGTATGGAGAATGACGATGCTGACAACCGGAATACCTTCATATAACATCTACCAGACAGTTTACCgtgcttctcctcttcaacacAGAGACAGACCTTCAAAACTAAGGGAAATACCGGTCCAGCTTCGTTTGTTCGGGACCGGTGTCTGGTGCTTCTCTTGCAACCCCCTTGCCTTTCCATCTTGAACCAGTCCTGGACTTTCGCTTTGACCGAGGCTTAGGCTTCTTTCCGGGACGGTATTCATCATCAGATCCAGCCTtgtccaccacctcctcctcagacTCGGGCCCGATCTCATACTCAAGCAACTCTTGGTCGGTAGGTGAAGCAGTAGAGACAGGCGCACAAGTAATGAAACCCTGCGCTTCACTGGCTATTCCAACTTCCTCAGCAGAACTGACCAGGCCTGCCCTTGATTGCTGATTCGTAGCTTGAGAAGCGTCCCGCTCCAGCTGGTCTGCtatctcatcgtcatctgtgATAAGTCTTCGTGGGCTATCGCGTGGAGAAATCTGAAGCGATCCCTGGGACGTCCCCGCTATGAGGCTGCTATCATCTACAGGCAGCTGACCAGATGAACCGCGGCTGGGGGTGGCGGGAGATTCCAACAACCTCGAGGTGTTGGAGCTAGAATCAACGGTGTAGAACGATGACCCAGAGCTATCGCTACTGGATGTAGACGCCGTTGAAGACCCAGGTGTAAAGGAAGGCCTTAAACCACGGGGAGACCTTCTGAGTGGAGGTGTGCTAGGGTTCACGGGCAAAGGCAAGGAGCTCCCGCTCTCGGTAAGGGAAGACCCATCAGGGAGAACTGTGCCAGTGACTGTAAGAGAATTGGAGCTTGGGCTGGATAGGGAGAGTGCCGCCAAAGCCGATTCGCCGTCGTCCTGACCTAGCGATTCCTCGACTCTCACTCTCTTGCCGCCACCTGGGGATGACAGGACGTCGACGTCGTCATCAGAACTGCAGCGCCGCTTCCTAGCAGTCAAAGGTCCAACGGACGAACTCTGCCCTGGAGGAGACTCGTGTGGAGGCTGCGAAGCGGCGTTGGGATCTGGGATGGAGCAAGGAATCACGGCTGATGAGGAGCCGACatccgatgaagaggaagagaaagcgaGTTGCTCCCATGATCCTTCTAGGCGGACCTCAGATGAGGATGCGCTAGAAGGCTGATCCGTGACAGTAGATGAGGATCGGCGACCCTTACTGGCAACTGAGGTCTCTGGGGAAGGATCACAGAGAGCATCTGCTGGATTGGGCTCGTCGGATGTAACAGTGCAAGTAAGAAGACCAGTAGGTGTCTCGGGGACGAATTCCCAGTCTACTTGGCTCTCCGTGTTGATAGGTGTAGAAGGGATGGAGATGATTCCAACAATCATATCCCTACTAATCTCAGGAAGGCCTTCCAGGGAGACATCTGGAGCAGAATCCGACGGCGCCATGCCACAGGCATCCCTAACCTCCCGTGCGATCGATGAAGACtcatggtcttgaggatACAAAGGATGGTCTGCACCGAGCTCAAAGATTGACCCAACTGGGAAATCAGCAGAAAGCTCGAAGACCTCTTGCTGGGCCGGTTCCTCGTAGGTATCCATGAAAAGATCCCCTTCACTCAACTCAGAGATAGAGGAGAACGGGGGCTCCACAGATACTTGTCTTGAAGGGGAAGCGCCGTTGCTGTTCCAGCCAGATCCATACAGAGATTCATCAAAAGACGGAGTCTGCCAAGCAGGTGATTGGTTGGTATAGTCGTAAAGTACCCTTCCAGATGCTCTCGGACTGTTAGCTAGAGATAGGTCGCCAGTGACTGTACCAAGGCGGCTTCGAGCAGACAGGACGGAAGGCGACGGCGACGCTGTCCGTAACTCGGTCGGGTTGTCATGGGTTTTGGTTAAAGGAGCTTGAGCCAGATGAGGTGCAAAAGCCTGAAAACACGCCACAATAAGGCGAGCCAACATCCCTTCTCCTCCGCCGAGGGCAAGGGAAAGGAGAGGTTCATCAGCTGTTGCTGCGCCTTGATCTAGGGGCCGCTCAGAAGCCTCAGACTCCTGTCCCCTGGTATCCCAGTATGCCCGCCCTCTCCATAGACTACACCTGTGCAGAACGTCCCGAACCGTAGGGTGCCTGCAGATTCTAAGCCAGTAGCTGGGATGATTGCCCCCACAAAAGAAGCACTTGTCTGGCTTGCCATTAGGATCGCAATCCTGTGTCGAATGTGGTTCCAGGCACCGACCGCATCGAACCTGGTTAGGGCATTGCTTTGCCATATGACCGAAATCCTGGCAGTTGAAGCACTGCTTCGGTACATACTTGGGATCAAGGGAGCTAAGAGGATTAGGATATATCTTCGTATTGATCTGTCTGCTCTACTTACTCGAACGAGGTTTGCAATCCCTCCAAAGTATACATCTCCCCAGAAGAAGCATTCTGGGCTTCCTCGAGATTCTGCAAGACAAGCCAGATACGGCCATACTTCCAGTATGCCCTATCGATGTTGAGACCCGTCTCTCGTCTCCAGAACTCTAACCTCTCCGAGGGCTTCTTGAACCTAGCCCAGGTGTCCTTGTTTCCCTGAGCATTGTTGGTAGAAGTCTTCCTGAGATTCCTGTTATACTCGGTCCGGGTGATGTTGGCAGGGCTGATGTAGAACTCCTCTGGACACACACAGCATCCTGGGTCATTGACAATGGTTTGCAAGCTTTTCTCGTGCTTCCGAATCTCTCGAGCATCGAGGTCGTGATCAaggatcaacaacatccgATCCATCTCCAGAGGAGGGAACTGCACAGATTTAATAGCGTCGAAAGGGAAGCCATTGATTGCACACTTGGTAATGATGGCCTCCGGGCTCAATATCTGGCTGGAGCCGGCTGttatcttgaccttgagaaCGGTCTTGCGAGATTCCTTCCAGGCtaagttcttcttggcccaAATGCTTGCCATGGCCAGTTGTTGCAACGTATATCCGGACTTGAGAGCGAGGTCAT
This genomic window contains:
- a CDS encoding hypothetical protein (EggNog:ENOG41), with the translated sequence MSSSPSSPTHSTAYGANHHGPGGLNRGQADDNGLGGTADFQSLPGTSQASSHDFESRRGRRTSSLRNGQRGCFNNAPSHSGTSQVNGSGSHQASPQPDSPQAQAGKDLEQSSIYDYLVDDRDRPVAARKLFKTPDAEAVGVANDLALKSGYTLQQLAMASIWAKKNLAWKESRKTVLKVKITAGSSQILSPEAIITKCAINGFPFDAIKSVQFPPLEMDRMLLILDHDLDAREIRKHEKSLQTIVNDPGCCVCPEEFYISPANITRTEYNRNLRKTSTNNAQGNKDTWARFKKPSERLEFWRRETGLNIDRAYWKYGRIWLVLQNLEEAQNASSGEMYTLEGLQTSFDSLDPKYVPKQCFNCQDFGHMAKQCPNQVRCGRCLEPHSTQDCDPNGKPDKCFFCGGNHPSYWLRICRHPTVRDVLHRCSLWRGRAYWDTRGQESEASERPLDQGAATADEPLLSLALGGGEGMLARLIVACFQAFAPHLAQAPLTKTHDNPTELRTASPSPSVLSARSRLGTVTGDLSLANSPRASGRVLYDYTNQSPAWQTPSFDESLYGSGWNSNGASPSRQVSVEPPFSSISELSEGDLFMDTYEEPAQQEVFELSADFPVGSIFELGADHPLYPQDHESSSIAREVRDACGMAPSDSAPDVSLEGLPEISRDMIVGIISIPSTPINTESQVDWEFVPETPTGLLTCTVTSDEPNPADALCDPSPETSVASKGRRSSSTVTDQPSSASSSEVRLEGSWEQLAFSSSSSDVGSSSAVIPCSIPDPNAASQPPHESPPGQSSSVGPLTARKRRCSSDDDVDVLSSPGGGKRVRVEESLGQDDGESALAALSLSSPSSNSLTVTGTVLPDGSSLTESGSSLPLPVNPSTPPLRRSPRGLRPSFTPGSSTASTSSSDSSGSSFYTVDSSSNTSRLLESPATPSRGSSGQLPVDDSSLIAGTSQGSLQISPRDSPRRLITDDDEIADQLERDASQATNQQSRAGLVSSAEEVGIASEAQGFITCAPVSTASPTDQELLEYEIGPESEEEVVDKAGSDDEYRPGKKPKPRSKRKSRTGSRWKGKGVAREAPDTGPEQTKLDRYFP